The Candidatus Nezhaarchaeales archaeon genome includes the window AGTAGCTTCGAGTACAGCTCCTCGGCGTCGCCAGGTTTAAACAGTAGACCTGTTTGTCCTTCTTTTATAACGTCTTTCACGCCGCCCACGTCCGACGCTATTACCGGCTTCCCCGCAGCCATTGCCTCAAGTACTACGCGCGGTATCCCTTCATACTTCCTGCTCGGCATAACGAACACGTCGCAGACGTTGTAGTAGCTGGGTAGTTCGCTGTTGGGTACCTCGCCCGTGAAGATCGCTTTCCTGCCCTCAACCAGCTTCAACAGCTTTCGCTTGTAGGCCTCTTCGCATTTGCCTACTACGAGTAGCGCCGCTCTTTCCTTTAGCCTTGAGAACGCCGAAAACAAGTCCCCTACCCCCTTCTTCTCGTTAACCCTTCCCACGTAGAGCACGACCTTTTCATCCCGGTCTATCCCTAACTTGCTCTTCAGTGCGCTTTCCTCGCCAGGTTTAAACCTCCCAGTGTCCACGGGGTTCCTGACGAAGTATAATTTTCCAGCGTCGAGTACTACGTTGCTTTCATCCTCCACCCGCCTCACCATGCTTTTCGAGTATAAGATTACCGCGTCCGCCGTTGCAAGGGCTAGTTTAAGGAGTAGCCTAAAGGCCTTGTGTTTAA containing:
- a CDS encoding glycosyltransferase family 4 protein gives rise to the protein MVGALKVLTVTPKFVQHQAPDLSSAFYDEYVALSRHVKLYVMSEVISPRLEKGITAIKLPSTSIPKLRAILSFASTMLIGALLTAKVNLVYVRQFSPQNLALIPLAKALRRKAVLCLGGTGLFPAPQSRRALDKLKHKAFRLLLKLALATADAVILYSKSMVRRVEDESNVVLDAGKLYFVRNPVDTGRFKPGEESALKSKLGIDRDEKVVLYVGRVNEKKGVGDLFSAFSRLKERAALLVVGKCEEAYKRKLLKLVEGRKAIFTGEVPNSELPSYYNVCDVFVMPSRKYEGIPRVVLEAMAAGKPVIASDVGGVKDVIKEGQTGLLFKPGDAEELYSKLL